One Firmicutes bacterium CAG:345 genomic window carries:
- a CDS encoding gTP-binding protein typA (product inferred by homology to UniProt), with translation MKNIRNIAIIAHVDHGKTTLVDQLLKYSGTFRDNENVATRVMDSNDIERERGITILAKTTAINYKDYRINILDTPGHADFAGEVERIMNMVDGVVLVVDAFEGTMPQTRFVLKRALEYHLKPVVVINKVDRPNADIQKTLDEVLELFIELGADDSLLDYKTVFVSALKGTSSYDMDLSTQKEGMDPLFETIINEIPAPKTDSDAPLQFQPSLLDYNDYVGRIGVGRVDRGTIHVNDNVTCIRIDGSTKNFRIQKLYGYLGLNRIEIEQAEAGDICAIAGLADINVGETICDPAHLDPLPLLRIDEPTLQMTFSTNNSPFSGREGKLLTANKIYERLLKETRKDVSLKFTQPSPETFIVTGRGELHLSVLIESMRREGFELQVSRPEVILKKIDGVVNEPFEDLQIDVPDQYVGNVMDLVGKRGAELLNMNSENGLTRLNYIIPSRGLISFNSTFMILTSGYGIINHSFREYRPIVKMNIGQRSVGVLVATDSGNATAYAIKSTEERGTMFIAPGTEVYEGMIVGENKYENDLAVNVVKAKNLTNQRSSNKDQTVVLKTPRKLTLEECLDYINADELVEITPKSIRMRKKILETTLRKKYEAHHQDDIA, from the coding sequence ATGAAAAACATACGCAATATTGCAATTATAGCCCATGTTGACCATGGTAAAACAACTTTGGTCGACCAATTGCTTAAATATTCTGGAACTTTCCGTGACAATGAAAATGTTGCAACAAGAGTAATGGATTCCAATGATATCGAACGTGAAAGAGGAATTACTATCTTAGCTAAAACAACTGCTATTAACTATAAGGACTATAGAATCAATATTCTCGATACTCCAGGACATGCTGATTTTGCCGGTGAAGTTGAAAGAATTATGAACATGGTCGATGGTGTTGTTCTCGTCGTCGATGCTTTTGAAGGAACAATGCCACAAACTCGTTTCGTTTTAAAAAGAGCGTTAGAATATCATTTAAAACCTGTTGTTGTCATCAATAAAGTTGATCGTCCAAATGCTGATATTCAAAAAACATTAGATGAAGTATTAGAATTATTCATTGAACTCGGTGCTGATGATTCACTTCTCGATTATAAAACAGTCTTCGTCTCTGCTTTGAAAGGAACTTCAAGCTACGACATGGATTTATCCACACAAAAAGAAGGAATGGATCCATTATTTGAAACTATCATCAATGAAATTCCTGCCCCAAAAACCGATAGTGATGCTCCTCTTCAATTCCAACCATCACTTCTTGACTACAATGATTATGTCGGAAGAATCGGTGTTGGCAGAGTAGATCGCGGTACAATTCATGTCAACGATAATGTTACTTGTATCAGAATCGATGGAAGCACAAAAAATTTCCGCATACAAAAACTCTATGGTTATTTAGGTTTAAATCGTATAGAAATTGAACAAGCAGAAGCCGGAGATATCTGTGCTATTGCTGGACTTGCTGATATCAATGTTGGTGAAACTATTTGCGATCCAGCTCACCTTGATCCACTTCCACTTTTAAGAATCGATGAACCTACATTACAGATGACATTCTCTACAAACAATTCTCCATTCTCAGGAAGAGAAGGAAAATTATTAACTGCCAATAAAATTTACGAAAGACTCCTAAAAGAAACAAGAAAAGATGTTTCGTTAAAATTCACTCAACCTTCTCCAGAAACATTCATCGTTACTGGACGTGGTGAACTTCATCTTTCAGTTTTAATTGAATCCATGAGAAGAGAAGGTTTCGAACTTCAAGTTTCACGTCCTGAAGTTATTCTCAAGAAAATCGATGGAGTAGTCAATGAACCTTTTGAAGATTTACAAATTGATGTCCCAGATCAATATGTTGGAAATGTCATGGATTTAGTCGGAAAAAGAGGTGCTGAACTTTTAAATATGAATAGCGAAAACGGATTGACCAGACTCAATTACATCATTCCTTCTCGCGGTTTAATTTCCTTCAACAGCACATTCATGATTCTCACTTCTGGATATGGAATTATCAATCACTCATTTAGAGAATATCGTCCTATTGTTAAAATGAATATTGGACAAAGAAGTGTTGGTGTTTTAGTCGCTACAGATAGCGGTAATGCAACAGCTTATGCTATTAAATCAACTGAAGAAAGAGGAACTATGTTCATCGCTCCAGGAACCGAAGTCTACGAAGGCATGATTGTCGGTGAAAATAAATATGAAAACGATTTAGCTGTCAATGTTGTAAAAGCTAAAAACTTAACCAACCAACGTTCATCAAATAAAGACCAAACAGTTGTTTTAAAAACTCCAAGAAAACTCACCCTTGAAGAATGCTTAGACTATATCAACGCTGATGAATTAGTTGAAATAACTCCGAAAAGCATTCGTATGAGAAAGAAAATTCTTGAAACAACTTTACGTAAAAAATACGAAGCCCATCATCAAGACGATATAGCTTAA
- a CDS encoding rod shape-determining protein Mbl (product inferred by homology to UniProt) → MAKHKICIDLGTANTLIWTDAGKTIAFNEPTIIAIDKQKKEVVEIGYLAHKMIGRTPYGVDVIFPIQNGVIADLDACLKYIERAFNILRLEKLLHNSYLYFATPSNITPVEQEALIQLGIRLGAKKVNIDSALKMSALGTGTDIYSPHGTLVLDIGAGVTNVGIIALGDIVYTKAFYLAGNSFTKAIIKHLRKNHHLVIGEKTAEYIKMKIGSVNLENSNQLLEVNGRDQITGLPHSIILSENEIANCLLPFAQEILDLVIEALEKSPAEITADVANNGLVLCGGGGLLNGLREYLSSKLGIMVHLASFPQETVIKGLIEYSSNSFVNKYEKEE, encoded by the coding sequence ATGGCAAAACATAAAATTTGCATTGATTTAGGCACTGCCAATACTTTAATTTGGACAGATGCTGGAAAAACTATTGCTTTTAATGAACCTACCATTATCGCTATTGATAAACAAAAAAAAGAAGTAGTCGAAATCGGTTATTTAGCCCATAAAATGATTGGAAGAACTCCTTATGGAGTAGATGTAATCTTTCCAATTCAAAATGGAGTAATAGCCGATTTAGATGCTTGTTTAAAATACATCGAACGCGCATTCAATATATTGCGATTAGAAAAATTGCTCCATAATTCATATTTATATTTTGCAACTCCGAGCAATATAACACCTGTTGAACAAGAAGCTTTAATTCAACTAGGAATAAGATTAGGGGCAAAAAAAGTCAATATTGATTCCGCTTTAAAAATGTCAGCACTTGGAACTGGCACTGATATTTATTCACCTCATGGTACTTTGGTTCTCGATATCGGAGCAGGAGTAACCAATGTTGGAATAATAGCACTAGGCGATATTGTCTATACTAAAGCTTTTTATCTAGCTGGCAATTCTTTTACCAAAGCTATTATCAAACACTTAAGAAAAAATCATCATCTTGTCATCGGAGAAAAAACTGCCGAATATATTAAGATGAAAATTGGCTCTGTTAATCTAGAAAATAGCAATCAGTTATTAGAAGTTAATGGACGAGATCAAATAACTGGACTTCCACATTCTATAATATTATCTGAAAATGAAATTGCAAATTGTTTATTACCATTTGCTCAAGAAATATTAGATCTAGTAATTGAAGCTCTAGAAAAATCTCCAGCTGAAATTACAGCCGATGTCGCAAATAACGGATTAGTTTTATGCGGTGGTGGTGGATTACTAAATGGCTTAAGAGAATATCTTTCAAGCAAATTAGGAATTATGGTTCATCTTGCATCATTCCCACAAGAAACTGTAATCAAAGGTCTTATCGAATATTCAAGCAATTCATTTGTAAATAAATACGAAAAAGAAGAATAA